DNA from Fusarium falciforme chromosome 7, complete sequence:
TTGATCAATCTGGCCAGTTACGCACAAGGTTCATTTTGTCCCATTAAAGTGGCCTCTTGCCAAACCCTCAAAGCCTTCTAACGCAACTGTAGATCGACTCAGCTCAGACTCCCGCGCCGAGCCGCTTGTCAAAGCCGATTGTGGAGCCGAGGCGTTTACGCCATCCCGGCGACGTAGCATTCTGACACCTGCCCGAAATCGTCACCTCGTACGAGGGCAGGGACTGAACTTTTGAAAATGACTAGCGAGCAGGGGGCCTGAACCTTAACGATAAGCAGACTGTAAGCTTGAGTTCAAGCTTGACCAGCTGAGCTCCACAGCTCAACTCCGGATGCTCCGTACCTGCATACAGTCAACCTTGTCCAGTGCGTCTATGCTTCCGTGATGAAAGGTCCTTGCATGCACACTAGAATGAATCCATATCGAACTCCGATCTAGCAATTTTAAAACCGGTAAGGATCAACACTCGCGCAGCAACCTCTACCTCTTGTATTTAAGCCACCTGCCTCGAACCTGCATGAAGCAAGCTTTCTCCTCACGCCACAAGCTCCAATCAATCCCACACATTTGCCATGTCGTCCTCTCTCGCTGTGGTTGCCCTCGGAGCCCTCGTCCAGTCGGGACTGGGTCTTGCCGCAAAAGTTCCTTCTACGGCCCAGGTCGTTGACTGGAAGAGCTTCAACGTTCTCGAGAACGTTCTCCCCCCCGCCGAGGCCAATGATTCGACTGTATGTCGTCTATCCGATGATCAGTCAGCCTTGCTTACATGTGAATAGACCTTTATTTGGCCTGGTGTGACTGAAAAGTCTCTCCTGGAGAAGCCCTTCCACATTTACGACGATGAGTTCCTCGACGTCATTGGCTCTGATCCGTCGTTGACCCTCATCGCTACCTCTGACACGGATCCCATCTTCCACGAGGCTGTCGTCTGGCATGCCCCTAAGGATGAAGTCTTCTTCGTTCAGAACGCCGGCGCCCCTGCTGCGGGTACTGGTTTGAACAAATCTTCCATCATCCAGAAGATCTCCctcaaggaggctgaggctgtgcGCAAGGGCAAGCTGGATGAGGTGACAGTTACTGTTGTCCCTTCTAATCCCCAGGTCATCAACCCCAACGGTATGTTTTCTCAGTCACACAAAACGTAATGATATATTAACTCATCGTTCTAGGTGGCACTAACTACAAGGGCAACATTGTCTTTGCCGGAGAGGGCCAGGGTGACGACATCACCTCGGCTCTTTACCTGATGAACCCCAACCCTCCATACAACACCACTGGTAAGCATCTCAGAGCGACACTGCCAGCCCATCTGCTAACAATCGCCAAGTCCTTCTGAACAACTACTTCGGCCGTCAGTTCAGCTCCCTCAACGACGTTGTCATCCATCCCCGCAACAAGGAGCTTTACTTCACCGACACTCTCTACGGCTACCTCCAGGACTTCCGCCCTCCTCCTGGTCTCCGCAACCAGGTCTATCGCTACAACTTTGAGACTGGTGCCGTTGCCGTCGCTGCCGACGACTTTGCTCTGCCCAACGGTTAGTTTCCATCTCAACTCCATTGACAAATAACCTGCTAACCCAGACAGGCCTCACCTTCTCCCCTGATGGCAAGAAGGCATACGTCACCGACACCGGTATCGCCCTCGGTTTCTACGGCCGTAACCTCTCGGCCCCCGCCTCCCTCTACTCCTTCGACGTGAGCAGCGACGGCACCTGGGGCAACCGCAAGACCTTTGCCTACACTGCCAGCTTCATCCCCGACGGTGTCCACACTGACTCTGCTGGCCGCGTCTACTCTGGCTGCGGTGATGGTGTCCATGTCTGGAACCCCTCTGGCAAGCTGATCGGCAAGATCTACACGGGCGCTGTTGCTGCCAACTTCCAGTTTGCCGGCAAGGGACGCATGATCATTACTGGTCAGACTAAGCTGTTCTACGTCACCCTTGCTGCTTCTGGCGTGAAGATTGAGTAATGCGAAATGCGGGATGTATAGAATAGACAAGTTAGGCTCGGTAGTACCAATGATTCTGCCTGAATAAACGACTAGCCTAAGCTTTGCCGATCCCTCTGGATGCAAACCTCTGATTGACCATCTGATGAGTAGTGTGTGAAAATCGCAATTAAAACAAGTCTGCATAACATAATGATCGTCTTAATACTTATGCTACCTCTGCGGGACTAAAAGCACGTGCCTCAGAGTTGCCCGTGGAGCCCGCGGGGACGTCACATCTGCGGTTGCCACAGGATCCCCTCTCAGAGCCGATCAGTATCCTAGATCAAGTACTGCTAGCGAGTTGGCAGGGACTTGGATGTCGATCTTCAGATCGACGCATGTACACTGGTGTCAATTTAGAGTGCATGATCAATAGGCCACGGGGTTTATGGAAGTGTCAAGGAGCCAAGGCGGGAGATGATTGGACGTGCAACCACTTTCTTTTTTGTCTCTATCTATCATTCTTCTTTAAATCATGTACAAGAAACTCCAAAATCAACCGTTCTATCTCGGCCACATCCTCTATGGCAAGGGAATGGACTGCTGATGGTTGGTGAACAGTCCTTCAGGATCAACAGCAGCCTTGATCTGCTTAAGACGCTCATAGTTGGCGCCGTACAGACGCGAGCTCCACTCCTCCTCGTTAAGCTCAGTATCAGCATAGTTGACGAATCCGCGGAGGGCAGCTCCGCCCTTGACCAGAGAGTCCTCGAAGGGCTTAATAAGAGCCTTCATGTAAGCGGGGCCGTCGTCGGGGTAGTTGTTGACGTCGACCGAGTTGGCCTCCCAACGGATCAACCAGAGATTCTTCCCGTGGGCATAGGCAGTATCGCTATCCTTGATGTTGCGGGAGATACCGCCCCAGAGATCCAGGAAGCCTGACTTTCGGAGGTCGGTTCGGTTGAAGGACAGGGTGGTGCTCTCGAACAGAAGCTGGGCCTGCTCAAGAGTCAAGGGGTGGTCGGTAGTGGTGGTCAGAGCCTGAGTATAGAAGGCTCGGCCACCAAGGCTTCCTCCAGTAGGTGAGTTCATGCCGGCGCCAGCAACGGCGACTTCTAGATCCCACCAGGGAAGAACAGTCTTGTTGAGAGAAAAGTCGGggctgatggccttgagctccttcacAAGGGGCCTGACAATGTTGTCGAACTTGTTGGGGTTGCCATAGAAGTATCCACTGCCGGTATAGGGAGGAGCACTCAGACTCCAGCGGAGAGCGAGCTCATCGGGGCAATGCTTGCTA
Protein-coding regions in this window:
- a CDS encoding SGL domain-containing protein encodes the protein MSSSLAVVALGALVQSGLGLAAKVPSTAQVVDWKSFNVLENVLPPAEANDSTTFIWPGVTEKSLLEKPFHIYDDEFLDVIGSDPSLTLIATSDTDPIFHEAVVWHAPKDEVFFVQNAGAPAAGTGLNKSSIIQKISLKEAEAVRKGKLDEVTVTVVPSNPQVINPNGGTNYKGNIVFAGEGQGDDITSALYLMNPNPPYNTTVLLNNYFGRQFSSLNDVVIHPRNKELYFTDTLYGYLQDFRPPPGLRNQVYRYNFETGAVAVAADDFALPNGLTFSPDGKKAYVTDTGIALGFYGRNLSAPASLYSFDVSSDGTWGNRKTFAYTASFIPDGVHTDSAGRVYSGCGDGVHVWNPSGKLIGKIYTGAVAANFQFAGKGRMIITGQTKLFYVTLAASGVKIE